The genomic segment AAAAAAAACTGAAAAAGTAGATGTAAATTGGGGAAAAGCGATTGACACAATGAAATCTAAATTGTCTCAAGAGGAAGACCCAGAAAAGCGTCAAAAAATATTAAATGCAACTTTAGATGACGTTGTAGATATGGCAAAACAAGACAGAAGTACCTTGTTAGATGCTATTAAAGATTTAACCGATTATCAAGATGAAGTTGGTATTAAATTCGAAGGTTTTTCAGCTTTAAATGCACAAGAACAAAAAGTAATAGACGATGCCCAAAAAGCATTAGAAAGAGCAAGAATCGAATTAGAAGATGCAAAAAATAAACCAGATACTTGGTGGAATAATTTGTGGGGAAGAAAATCGAAAATAAAAAGAGAAGAAGCCGAATTTGCACAAGCAGAAAAAACAAGAGCAGGAGCAGATAACAAAGCAAAAGCAATGTTTCAAGAGCGAATAGAAAGTGCAGATATTCAAACTTTATTGGGTGAACTTTCTTTTAAATCTCAAGCTGCTGTAACTCGCTTAAAAAATAGAGAGGTAGAAATTAAAGAAGTAGAAGAAAAGCTAAAAACGGCAATTGTAGAAGCTTCTAAAAATCATACAAAAGCATTAGAAAAGAAGAAAGAAGTAGAAGATAAATTAGAAGAGCAATATGCATTGTTGAAGCAAGCGCGCCAAGAATTAGACGAAATTGCAGACAAGCAATCTACAGCTTATTCAGAAGCAATTGGAAAAGTAACAACGATCGAGCAAAAAGTGGAAGAATTAGAAGGGTTGAAAAACGCTTACACAACTTTGGCTGCTTCTAAAGATAGTTTCGTACACAAACACAATTTAACGATTAAGGTTTTAACTTCTTTACGTTCTAATTTACAAACCCACAGAGCAAAATTAAAGAGCGATACTGAAGAAAGACTAAAATATTACGATGGTTATATTGTGGCGTTAAAAGCAAGAACCGATCAAGAATTTGCAGCTATTTTAGAGCATTTAGGTGTAAAAACCGACGAACATATTGGCGAAACATTGGCTTCGATGCATTCTGCAAGTGCTAAAGCAAGACAAGATATGATGGACAATATCCCAGTTCACGAGAAAGTTATGAAAGGTGTTTATAGCACGTATGCAGAGGCTTTACAAGAAATACGTGAAAAAGATGTGGACATTCAAAAGAATTTTGCAGACAGATATGGAATCGACATGAAAGAGATTTTCGAGGATTATTACAAAGCAGATGCAAATGCGCCTTCTGGAAATGATGACGAACCAGCTGCAACTCCCAAAAAGGAATCTTCTAACGACGATTTATTGTCTTAAAAAAGTCAGCAGTATTCAGTCTGCAGTAAGCAGTCTTTAGTTTGCGGCTATTTGACTGAATACTGCCAACTAAATAACTTATTCAAAAATAGACTTCAAAAATTAAAAAAGCATATCATTTTAAATAAATATTGTAAATATATTTTATATTTGTATAAAATAAATATAAAATGGCAACATTCACATCATCATTACCAGACAATTTATTAGATAGGTTGTCTAACTTGGCAAAAGAATTAAAACTTCCTAAAAACAAGTTAATGCAACAAGCGTTAGAATTGTATTTAGAGCAATTGGAAAAAGCGAGCTATATAAAGTCTTACAAGCAAGCAGCTTCAGACCAAGATATTTTAATGGTTGCAGAAGAAGGGATGCAAGAATATTTTAATGAGATTAATAAGATATAATTCAAAATGAAGCAAGGCGAAATTTGGGAATTGTATTTGAATCCGACAAAAGGAAGTGAGCAAAGTGGAAGAAGACCTGCAGTAATCATTAGTGGAAATATGTTAAACACCTATTTACAAGTGGTTATTGTTTGTCCTTTAACAACGAGTATTAAAAATTATAAAGGCAATCTTATTATAAATCCTAATGAAATAAACGGACTTGAAAAAAAATCGGAAGTGTTGACTTTTCATGTGCGTTCTGTTTCAAAAACAAGGTTGGATAAAAAAATTGGTAAAATTCCTTTAAAAGATGTTGCCGTTATTAAAAAAACGTTGAACGATATTCTTAAATTTTAAAAATGATTACAACACCTTTAGATTCTGCACTTTTAGACTCAAAAGAACAATATGTTTTTTATCACAAAATGGTAGATTTCGTGTTAAAAGAATTGATTGTAAGCGTTCAGCAAGAAAAATTATGCAGTCAGCAAGAATTACTAATTTTTAAGCAATATTCCGATTTACTTTTATATTCCATTGAAGCCATGCGTATTAAATATATGTATGATGAGGAAGATAATATGAAAGTCGATTTAACAGATTCTGGTTTTCCTAATTATTTGGAATTCCGTTTTTTGTACAACGATTTAGAATTAAAGAACGAATACATTCACAAATTAACCGATATCGATTCTTTAAAAAAAGAATTTTTAGATACCTTATTAAAGAAAAAACAAGCAGTTAGAAGAGATCGTTTATTTCAGGCATCGTCTATCGTATATTATAAATCTGTAGATCAAAAATTGATTTTTAACAGATTTGTACAAGGAAAAATTTTGGAAGCTCCAAAAGACGCTTCTTACGAATATCTAACAAGTTGGAGTTTTTACGATGTGAGTCATAATAGACCATTTATCTGTTATATGTACTTTAATTATGAAGGAAAAAATGCGTTAAAGGATAAAGAAAAAATTTATCAAGTTTTAAAAGAAAGTGCAGATAGGCAAATGCCTTTAGACACAATGGCTTATAATATTGATAGAAAATTACCAGCTATTCAGCCAAAACACATTAAAAGAATCGACTTAGGGCCTTTCCATAATGTATTTGCAAAAGACGAAAATAAAATAACGCATGCTATTTTAAGCGGAATTTCAAAAAAGGAAATCCCTTTAGAATCGTATGCATTATCCTTAAAAATAGATGAAGTTTTTTCTGGAGAAACATTCACAGAAGGCGGTTTTTTCTCCAAACAAACCATGCAAAAATGGAGCGATGTAATTAAGCAAAGATATGTTTTTGCACCACACAGAATTATTCAATTATTGCATAATAGAACTCCAGAAGTTTTGCATAAATTGGCGAGGTCTCCGATTGAAGTAAGCTCTTTACAGTAGGTGTTTTTTAGTAGGCAGTCTTCAGTAGGCAGTTTTCAGTCAGTTTGTTTGTGAAATAAAAGAGTCGAATAAATAAAAATAAAAATAAGAAAAAGGAATGTAATAAGCAGAGTAAGAACAGCAGAGTAAACTGCCAACTGAATACTGCTTACTGAAAACTTAAAAATAACAAGCAGAGTAAGAAAAGCAGAGTAGACTGCCAACTGAAGACTGCTGACTGAAGACTAAACAATGGAACACAACTCAACTTTCCCAATAAAACAAAACGAATTAGATATGCTTCGTGACGAAGCCTCTGGTTATCTAAAATCGATTCAATGGGAACAAAGTAATAGAGCAAAAAACAAAGACAAAGATGCAAAAGACGATTCAATTTTATTGTATTTGTCAAGAGCAAATAGCGGAAGTAATGTAGAAATTACGTCAGTTTCTAAAACTATTTTAGGCTTAAAAAAACGATTATTGCCAGATTCTATTGCGATTCCTGTGTATTTGAATCAGACTTTATATGCTGTTCAAGAAGGAATTACATTAGGAATTTGGATAAAAGACAGTTATTACGATACCTCAGGATTATCGAGTTTAAACGAACGAAAATCGGCATTAGATAATTCAGGAAAAAGAGAATATGAAAGCAAACTGCAAACAGCAACTGCATTTCAATTATTTGCAACCGCGTATAAAATTTTGCATGATTTAAAGCCACATTGTTCAGACGATTTATCTGTAATGAAGCAGAAATTTGCAGGGATTCCAGAAGTATCTTTTACATCACCTTTAAAAGGAATTGCATGTGCTTTATTTTATTTTGATAAATATTTAGGGCATCCAGATATTGTAAAAACAGACAAAGATGTAATTGATTTTACAGTGGTTTATTTTGAAGCTTTTATTGATGAAATTCAGCTTCGAAAAAGCACATTAGAATATACAGAAACGATTGTAGATAGAACCTACAAATTAGAAAATAGCGATTTCGCAGTTTCTGGCTGGGACAATGTTTTTGCAGGAACCGCAAAAAGTGTGGAGTTTAATAAAATTCAGTTTGAGCAAATTGTAGGAAATAAAGACGCAAAACATTTTGCACGTAGGTTAACAGAAAGAATGTTGAGCTACGATTTTGATGCGAAGAAAAATCCGTTTCAAGAATTGGGTGGATTTATGCCTGTTTTTATGGGTTATGGAATTCCAGGAACTGGAAAAAGTATGTTAATTGCAGCGATTGCAACACGTTTAAAAGAACATTCAGACAATTTAGACATTCCGTTTTTGTTTCATCCAATGCCAGATACGTTGATTTCTACTTTTCAAGGAGGTTCTGCAGAAAAAATGGTGGAATGGATGAAGCCAATGCAAGACCCCACAAAATTAATTTTTGCTCCAATTGACGATGCAGAAAATAATTTACAAGAAAGAACTGCACAAGGAGTTTCAGCAGGTGTAAAAGAAGTAATTGGTGTGTTCTTACGTTATACAGAAGGCGCTTATGCTGTAAATTATGGAAATTCATCCATTGGTTTATTTACAAATTTACCAGAAATGTTAGACAAAGCTGTAATTTCTCGTGTACAAGGAAGATTTAAAATTGATGGAGCAAGAACAGAACACGACTTTTTAGACCAAGATTATATCTGGTGGAAGAAATTTGATAAGACAATGCCCGATTTTGTGAATATGCAAAATCCAGAAAATTATCAATTTTTGAAAGACCAAGGTTTGGCAAAAAGTATGGGCGACATCTTAAATTCAATAGAAAAACCATCCGAAGAAAGAGTTTTTCAGGCTTATGATAAAGCTGAAAAATTACATAAAACGAATCATCATTTGTTTTTTGCGAGTTTATATAAAGAAATTCAGCAAATATTTCCGTTTTTCTCTTCAAGAGATGTACGTAATATTCAATCTGCGATTTCATTGCGATTAACAGATTTCGATTTAGAAAAAGATTGGTTCGAAAATCCTGAAATATATTTTAAGAAAGATTATGAAACCAAGTTTAATATGTTGCAAGAATTGATGAAAAGTAATATGAAGGGTTTAGATTTTTCAGAAATTAGAAGACAAGAAGTGGTGCGTTATTTAGACAATGTTGCCACGATTGCAGATACAGATTTTAAGAGAAAAGTAGATGCAAGAGTAAATCAATTAAACATCGATTTGGAAGCGAGAAAAACATTTAGAGGTGACAGATAATAAAATCAAAAACGTAACATCAAAAGTACTTTCCAATATTTGGGCGAAGTTAGAGCAAGTCAGTTTCGATTTTACGTTTAAAAACGGAAAAACAGAGCGTTTAAGACACGAAGTCTATGGAAAAGCAGATGGAGTGGCAGTTTTACCCTACAATCCAACCACGAAAAATGTAGTTTTATCGAAACAATTTAGAATACCTATGTATGTTGCAGGCGTTAAAAACGGATTTTCAATAGAAGTTGTAGGAGGTTCTATAGATAAAAATGAATCGCCAGAAACAAGTGTCATTAGAGAAACAAAAGAAGAAATTGGTTACAGTATTTCTGAAATCGAAAAAGTAAGTACTGTTTTTTTGTCTCCAGGATTAATGAGAGAGCAAGTCCATTTATATGTTGCCAAATATACAGATGAAGATAAAGTTGAAAGTGGAGGAGGCTTAGCAGAAGAAAGTGAAGAAATTACAGTGTTAGAAACTTCTTTTGATGAAGCTTTAAAAATGATAGAAAACCAAGAAATTATAGATGCAAGAACCATTATGTTGTTGTATCATTTGAAAGTGAAAGGATCAATATAGTAAACAAGACCTCACAGGTTTTGAAAACCTGTGAGGTCTGAAAAAATTAATTACAATTAGTTGAAGAAAATTATATTAAAATATTATTTGCCAATATTTGCATCAGCATTAATATTTATAGCACCAATTATTTTAATTAATTATTCAGAGGATGATTTTTCTGATATAATAATCGGATTATCTCTTTTAGTAATTTTTTTAACTTTTGTTTTAGGAACTTTAAATTATAAATTTGGTGATAAACTAACTTTTAATAATAGGAAAAAAAGTATAAAGAAGGATTTATTTCAAGAATTTATTTACAAAGGGTTTGATGATAATGAAGTTTCAGTTTCAGGATATTTAGAAAATTATTATACAATTATTTCAGATGAAAGAGATTCAACTTATCCTAATAAATGGATTGAAATTATTATTTTATTTAATCCAAAACAACAAAGTCAATTTATACCTAATTATGTTTTTCAAAAATTATATAATCAAGGTAAAAATAATTACTCTTGGAACTCTAACAGTTTAACGATTAAAAAAGTTTATGGACTAAAAGTTCCAAAATATCGAAATATTAGAGATATAATTGATGAAGCTATTAAAATATTAAGAGATAATAATATAGAATCAATTAAAGGAGAAGAATGGGATTCATCATTAAAAGAAAGTGTTACTCATTACAGACAGATATCAAGTTTAAAAAATTAGTGATAATTAGTGAAATTAGTGTCTAAATGCAAAAACTAAAAAAAGCCAATTTGTACAGAAGCGAACTAATTCCCATTAGTGGAAAATTAGTAGAACGTTACAATAAATGTTTGTTGAAATTAGGTTTTTCAGCAACAAAACTCACCAATTTTTCAATTGATGGAGTAGGTTGGAGTCCAGAAATTGCCGAAGAAAAAAAAGAGTCTTTTTATTTAAATAATGGTGAAGCAAACTCACATGCTATCATTATTTTACCAAAACAAAAAGGCTTACCTGTGTACAATCCGTTTCATTCTTTCGACAGAGAATTAATGAAAATTATCTTTAGAAAACATGGAGATAAAATTAATAATATTACAAGAGATTCCGCAATTTGTATAGATTTTGATCAAAATATAGATACATTTTACGAGCCTTTAGACGTTTTAAAATATAAAGAAATCAATATTAAATTTCATCTAATAAATAATTTAGATGTTGCAAAAGCCGAGCAATTAAAATTGATTGAAACCTTTAACAAAGACACAAATTTTATAGATGAAAGTATCCATCAACAACTATTAGCATCCGCTAAAAAGTATGGCGATTTAAGAGAAAGAACATTAGATTTAGAACCGATTTCTTTTACATCAGATTCTTTTTATACAAAAGCATTTGGCGGAATATTTGTTTTAAGAGATTTTGTAAAACCAATCTTAATTTTCGAAAAAGAAGAAACATACAAAGAAGCCATAAACGACACAATGTATGATGTTTTAATGTATCATATTTCTCATAAAGAATTAATAGATAAATTATTAAGTTACGAGGTAATTGAATTTAATTTAAATGAAGAAGTTTCAGGAAAAAGATATGATAGAATTAAAAAATACATTTTTTCAGAATTTTTAAAAGAAACCAATCACCCAGTAAAAGATATTTTAAAAGACCCCATTTTATTTAAAAGTTATTTGAATAAAATAGATATAAATGCTCGTAAAAAAGTGATGGGTTTAGAACTTTTTCTCCAAAAGAAAGAGCTTTCAAAAACACTAAAAGCGAAGGATATTTTAGATGATGAATTATTTGTCGCTTTAAACAAACCACATTCCTCTTTAAAACCAGCAAACCAAGATTTAATTTGGTATTTGTTGGTAAACATTGCACCAAAAGATGTTTTATTTTTATATTGGTATGATAAAGAGCATTTTTATGAGCGATTTGAAAAGTTAGACGAATCTGTTCAAGATTGGGTGATTGAGACGATTAAGAATGGGTATTAGGTTGGAAGAATGAAGCACGAAGTTGGAAGAATGATGTGTGAAGTTGGGAGTTTGAAGCGTGAAGTTTGAAGATGAAGTTGGAAGCTAGAATAGGAGATAAAAATGGATTTTCGTATATTTATAAAAAGAAAACGAATAAGTTTTAAATTTGAAAATCTTATTATTTGGCAAAAGTCTATGGATTTGGGCGAGGATATGAATTTGTTAGCCAAGAGCTTTCCCAAAGAAGAAATTATATGATTGAAGAAAATTTTAATAATCAATATAAAAAATGTTTCAACTTAATGAATATGATAATAGCATTTAGAAAAAAAATAAAATAAGAAGTTGGAAGATGGAAGTAAGAGTATGAAACTTCCAACTTCAAACTCCCAACTCCAAACAATTTTTAAAAAAATAACACAAAATAACATAAGAGTAAAAAACTTCAAACTTCGAGCTCCCAACTTCAAACTTTTAAACCATGACATTAGAACTCATTATATTTATCGCCTCAATTGTATTCGGAATCATTATTTATTGGAGAGAATCTCAAACGAACAGAGTTTATCGATTTTTTAATAAACTAATGAATTCGAAAGAATTACAGATGAAACCTACCGATAAAAAAGGGTTTGTTTACGAACAGAATTTCCTTTTAAGACTGGTATTTATCGTTTCACTTTTCTTGGTTGGAATTTTAATCGCTCGTTTTTTAATTCCGATTGATTTAGCAACAATTTCTTTATTTGCTTCGATGATTTTTGGAACGTTAGTAGGAACGTATTTAGCTGGATTTATTTTTAAATCATCTGCAATTATAGACGAACAATCAGATTCTTTAGAAGAAAAATTTAACGATGTTGTAGAAAAAGGAAAAGATTTTATAGAAGATTTAAAAGGAGAAGAACCAGTGGCAATTAAAAAAGCACAAGAAGAAATAGAAAAGCCAAAAGCAGAAGAGAAGAGCGCAAGAGAGCGTTTAAAAGATAAAGGACTGCTTTAAAGTAGTTGAATTAAGTTTGAAGTGGGAAGCATGAAGTTGGAAGTTGGAGTAGAAAAAAGAAGTTATAATATGTAAGTATGAATTAAATTGCAATTAAAATAAGAATATAAGTCATTAAGGAAAATATCATCAAATTATAAATTAAAATTATTAATATGAAGCTTCCAGCTTCAAAATATAAAGTATGAGTGAGAAACTTCAAGCTTCCCACTCCCAACTTCAAACTGTAAAGTATGAGTAAGAAACTTCAAGCTTCCAACTTCATACTTCAAACTCATAATTATGATAAAAAATTATTGGAATAAAGGATCAAAACAGAAAAAGAGAGTCATTATATTCTCTTTAATAATCATTGCATTATTGTTCTTTTTAAGAGACGATTATCAACCAGCATTGTTGTTTTTTAGAAAGTTCATATTTATAATTCTATTGTGTTTTACTATTTTGTATTTTGGATTAAGAAAATTTCGAAAATCGGCAAGTACAGGAAGTAGAATAGGAATATTATTTGTTTTAGCACTCTTTTTTGGAGCCATTTATTATGTAGGTTTTCAATCGAAAATGTACAATTATATGCAGACGTATAATGTATTTAACGATTTAAAAAGAATTGAAATTGCAGAACTTCCATTAACACAAAATGAGAGAATTCAGCCTTTAAGAAATATTTTTTCGATGGCAAACGAATCTGTTGGCGAAACCAAAGATGTTTCCCTGCCACATTTGGTAAGAGTAGATGGACATAATCAATGGACAATGGCAATTCAACCCACAGAAAAATATTATTGGCAGGGTTTAAAAGACAATACAGAAGAGGTTTTTTCTGTGTCGAGCACAACTCCTTTTCCAAGATTTTCGAGTGAAAATAGAATTCCAGTTACATTTTCAATTGGCGAATCTCTAAAATTTAGCAGAAATACGTATAACGCAGTTGTACAAAGATTAAATCCTTGGATGTTGTTTAATTACGAACCAAGTGACACGTTTTACATGAAAAACGACAAAGATGCTTGGGTTCAGGTAGTTAGTTTAATAAAATGGAGAGGATTCTTTTTTCCATATCCAACTTTTGGAGGAGTAATGGTTATAGAAAATGGCGAGCATTCTTGGAAAGACTATTTAGAGCGAATTACTATTGGGAAAGGGACTTATATTTCTCCAGAAGAAATGAAAAATTACGAATATCTGACAAAACAAAACACATTGTCGGAAAAAGTATCTCGTTTGCAAGCAGAATCTTTAAAATTTTTAGCAGGTTTTTCTGACCCATTACCTTGGAATATGAAAAGTGCAGTAAAAATTCCAGTAGCTCCAAAAGACCAAAACGAGCAACCTTATGTAACCGATTTCGATTTTTCAGATACCAAAGTTGGTGCTTACAGTGGTTTGTATCATTGGTTTGGTTTAGAACCAGTTGGCGCAGAAAGAACCAGTTTAAGTTACAGCGTTTTTATTCCTGCAGATGGAACAGATAAGTTCTATTATTACGATCATGCATCTAAAAAACAAGGTTATGCAGGCGTTTCTGCAATGCCTTTAAAAGTAAAAGAATCTAAAAAAGAATACGATTGGAATGCAAACACACCAGTAGAATTTAGACCTTATATTAAGAACATTGCAGGTAGAAAACGCATGTTTTTTTTAGGAACAGTTTCTACGATTAGTAACGATAATCCGAATCAGTTTGATGGTTCTGCAACACCAGATTTAGCTTTGGTAGACAGCGAATACAGAGATGTTGTCTGGATTAATGCGAAGAAACCAAGCACTTGGAACGAGGAGGTTTACAAGCAATTAAATGAAGCTTGGAGAACCAGCGAAAGAGAAAATATTTATTTCGAAAAAGAGTTAACAGTTCTAGAAAAAAATCAGGCAATATTAGATTCCATTCAATTGATTTCTAAAAAGGAAAAGAACATTAAAGAAATTCAACGTCTTCAAAAACAGATAGATTCTATTCGCATTAATCAGTAATTTTTTTTGGAGCTATTTCCTGCTTTCGTTACTCGCTTTTTATCTCTTTCCAAGAGCTAAAAGAGCTCAAACAGGCCACTCAATCAGGGCTAAGCTTGTTTGCAAACCATATTACTTATTTAAAAACCTTTCAGAATTAATAATTTGAAGGGTTTTTAGTTTTACTGAAATAATCAAAACAGTTACATCATATTCCATAGAATTATATTCCTTGGAAAATAAATATTTATTTCGTAACTTTGTACTCAGTTTAAGACCAATCAAAATGAAAACTAGCAAACTAGTATTTTACATAAGCACAGGTTTACTTACTTTACTAATGCTTTTTTCAGTAAGTATGTATCTTTTTAATCATATAGAAATTCAAACTGCATTTTTAACATTAGGGTATCCAACCTATATCATTTACCCATTAGCATTTGTTAAAATTTTAGGATTAATCGCTATTTGGTTTATAGCTAACAAATCTCTAAAAGAATGGGCATATGCAGGTTTCTTTTTCAATTTTGTTTTGGCATTTTTTGCTCATTATATGATTTCAGATGGCGAACATATGGGAGCATTAGCCGCAATTATAGTATTAGTAGTTTCTTACATATTCAATAAAAAAGTAAATAATGGCAGATAATACAACATCAAAAATAGTTTTAACAAATAAAAACTATTTAGCAGAAGCAAAAATGAGAAATCATTTTGCAGTAATAGACGAACCCGTAAACGCAGGTGGAGATGACAATGGCCCAACACCAGTAGAGTATTTATTAACTGCAATTGGAGGTTGTGTTTCCATAACTTTGCGAATGTATGCCGAAAGAAAAGGTTGGGACGTTGGCGAAATTACAGTAAACGTTTCACAAATAAAAGACGAAAAGGGTTCTCATTTAAGTGAAGAAATTTCATTTTCAAAAGAAATTGACGAAGATCAAAGAAAACGATTATTAGTAATTGCTGGCAAATGTCCAGTCGCAAAAATGGTAAAAGGAGAAACTGAAATAGTTAGTAGTATTCAGTAGTTCAGTTTTTAGTAAGCAGTATTCAGTTGGCAGTCAAAGTTTTCAGTTCAACAGAAGCAATTACACAATTAAACAATTACACAAAATAAAAAATATATGAAAAAAATAGTAGCATTTGCAGGGAGTACAAGTTCAACATCCATTAATAAAAAATTAGTAACATTTACAGCAGAAAGTTTAGAAAAAACAGCATTTGATATCATAGACTTAAGAGATTTTTCTGTACCTATTTTTAGTGAAGATGAAGAAAAAGAAAATGGTTTTCCAAGTGATATGACAAAATTATCTAAAATGTTCGATAATTACGATGGTTTCCTTGTAGCGTTAGCAGAACACAATGGTTCTTATGCAGCAGCGTTTAAAAATATATTTGATTGGTGTTCGAGGATAAACAATAAAATATTTAGAGAGAAACCAGTATTATTAATGGCAACTTCTCCAGGACAAATGGGAGGAAAGTTTGTTTTAGCAGCAGCAGAACAACGTTTTCCAAGACATGCAGCAAAAGAATTATTAACCTTCTCTTTACCAAATTTTTCTGATAATTTTAAGGAAGGGAAAATTGTAAATGAAGAATATTTAACATTATTAACGCAACAAATAGAGCAGTTCGAAAACTTAGTAAATAATTAGAATATGAAAATAATTTTATACGGAAAACAA from the Polaribacter cellanae genome contains:
- a CDS encoding DUF4199 domain-containing protein, whose protein sequence is MIKNYWNKGSKQKKRVIIFSLIIIALLFFLRDDYQPALLFFRKFIFIILLCFTILYFGLRKFRKSASTGSRIGILFVLALFFGAIYYVGFQSKMYNYMQTYNVFNDLKRIEIAELPLTQNERIQPLRNIFSMANESVGETKDVSLPHLVRVDGHNQWTMAIQPTEKYYWQGLKDNTEEVFSVSSTTPFPRFSSENRIPVTFSIGESLKFSRNTYNAVVQRLNPWMLFNYEPSDTFYMKNDKDAWVQVVSLIKWRGFFFPYPTFGGVMVIENGEHSWKDYLERITIGKGTYISPEEMKNYEYLTKQNTLSEKVSRLQAESLKFLAGFSDPLPWNMKSAVKIPVAPKDQNEQPYVTDFDFSDTKVGAYSGLYHWFGLEPVGAERTSLSYSVFIPADGTDKFYYYDHASKKQGYAGVSAMPLKVKESKKEYDWNANTPVEFRPYIKNIAGRKRMFFLGTVSTISNDNPNQFDGSATPDLALVDSEYRDVVWINAKKPSTWNEEVYKQLNEAWRTSERENIYFEKELTVLEKNQAILDSIQLISKKEKNIKEIQRLQKQIDSIRINQ
- a CDS encoding microtubule-binding protein; its protein translation is MTDDFDLLETNSTKKTEKVDVNWGKAIDTMKSKLSQEEDPEKRQKILNATLDDVVDMAKQDRSTLLDAIKDLTDYQDEVGIKFEGFSALNAQEQKVIDDAQKALERARIELEDAKNKPDTWWNNLWGRKSKIKREEAEFAQAEKTRAGADNKAKAMFQERIESADIQTLLGELSFKSQAAVTRLKNREVEIKEVEEKLKTAIVEASKNHTKALEKKKEVEDKLEEQYALLKQARQELDEIADKQSTAYSEAIGKVTTIEQKVEELEGLKNAYTTLAASKDSFVHKHNLTIKVLTSLRSNLQTHRAKLKSDTEERLKYYDGYIVALKARTDQEFAAILEHLGVKTDEHIGETLASMHSASAKARQDMMDNIPVHEKVMKGVYSTYAEALQEIREKDVDIQKNFADRYGIDMKEIFEDYYKADANAPSGNDDEPAATPKKESSNDDLLS
- a CDS encoding DUF6638 family protein encodes the protein MQKLKKANLYRSELIPISGKLVERYNKCLLKLGFSATKLTNFSIDGVGWSPEIAEEKKESFYLNNGEANSHAIIILPKQKGLPVYNPFHSFDRELMKIIFRKHGDKINNITRDSAICIDFDQNIDTFYEPLDVLKYKEINIKFHLINNLDVAKAEQLKLIETFNKDTNFIDESIHQQLLASAKKYGDLRERTLDLEPISFTSDSFYTKAFGGIFVLRDFVKPILIFEKEETYKEAINDTMYDVLMYHISHKELIDKLLSYEVIEFNLNEEVSGKRYDRIKKYIFSEFLKETNHPVKDILKDPILFKSYLNKIDINARKKVMGLELFLQKKELSKTLKAKDILDDELFVALNKPHSSLKPANQDLIWYLLVNIAPKDVLFLYWYDKEHFYERFEKLDESVQDWVIETIKNGY
- a CDS encoding DoxX family protein — protein: MKTSKLVFYISTGLLTLLMLFSVSMYLFNHIEIQTAFLTLGYPTYIIYPLAFVKILGLIAIWFIANKSLKEWAYAGFFFNFVLAFFAHYMISDGEHMGALAAIIVLVVSYIFNKKVNNGR
- a CDS encoding ribbon-helix-helix domain-containing protein, producing MATFTSSLPDNLLDRLSNLAKELKLPKNKLMQQALELYLEQLEKASYIKSYKQAASDQDILMVAEEGMQEYFNEINKI
- a CDS encoding NADPH-dependent FMN reductase; its protein translation is MKKIVAFAGSTSSTSINKKLVTFTAESLEKTAFDIIDLRDFSVPIFSEDEEKENGFPSDMTKLSKMFDNYDGFLVALAEHNGSYAAAFKNIFDWCSRINNKIFREKPVLLMATSPGQMGGKFVLAAAEQRFPRHAAKELLTFSLPNFSDNFKEGKIVNEEYLTLLTQQIEQFENLVNN
- a CDS encoding OsmC family protein, with translation MADNTTSKIVLTNKNYLAEAKMRNHFAVIDEPVNAGGDDNGPTPVEYLLTAIGGCVSITLRMYAERKGWDVGEITVNVSQIKDEKGSHLSEEISFSKEIDEDQRKRLLVIAGKCPVAKMVKGETEIVSSIQ
- a CDS encoding AAA family ATPase, which translates into the protein MEHNSTFPIKQNELDMLRDEASGYLKSIQWEQSNRAKNKDKDAKDDSILLYLSRANSGSNVEITSVSKTILGLKKRLLPDSIAIPVYLNQTLYAVQEGITLGIWIKDSYYDTSGLSSLNERKSALDNSGKREYESKLQTATAFQLFATAYKILHDLKPHCSDDLSVMKQKFAGIPEVSFTSPLKGIACALFYFDKYLGHPDIVKTDKDVIDFTVVYFEAFIDEIQLRKSTLEYTETIVDRTYKLENSDFAVSGWDNVFAGTAKSVEFNKIQFEQIVGNKDAKHFARRLTERMLSYDFDAKKNPFQELGGFMPVFMGYGIPGTGKSMLIAAIATRLKEHSDNLDIPFLFHPMPDTLISTFQGGSAEKMVEWMKPMQDPTKLIFAPIDDAENNLQERTAQGVSAGVKEVIGVFLRYTEGAYAVNYGNSSIGLFTNLPEMLDKAVISRVQGRFKIDGARTEHDFLDQDYIWWKKFDKTMPDFVNMQNPENYQFLKDQGLAKSMGDILNSIEKPSEERVFQAYDKAEKLHKTNHHLFFASLYKEIQQIFPFFSSRDVRNIQSAISLRLTDFDLEKDWFENPEIYFKKDYETKFNMLQELMKSNMKGLDFSEIRRQEVVRYLDNVATIADTDFKRKVDARVNQLNIDLEARKTFRGDR
- a CDS encoding type II toxin-antitoxin system PemK/MazF family toxin, with the protein product MKQGEIWELYLNPTKGSEQSGRRPAVIISGNMLNTYLQVVIVCPLTTSIKNYKGNLIINPNEINGLEKKSEVLTFHVRSVSKTRLDKKIGKIPLKDVAVIKKTLNDILKF
- a CDS encoding NUDIX domain-containing protein, with amino-acid sequence MTDNKIKNVTSKVLSNIWAKLEQVSFDFTFKNGKTERLRHEVYGKADGVAVLPYNPTTKNVVLSKQFRIPMYVAGVKNGFSIEVVGGSIDKNESPETSVIRETKEEIGYSISEIEKVSTVFLSPGLMREQVHLYVAKYTDEDKVESGGGLAEESEEITVLETSFDEALKMIENQEIIDARTIMLLYHLKVKGSI